TGCTGCATGTTCGCGGGGCAGGAAATAGGTCTGTGCCTTGGGGTTATATTCAATGATGCCACCTGTGACCATTGCCCCCAGCCATTCTTTGATGTAGCGCTCGTTTAAACCAGATGCTCTGGCAATTTGCAGGGTGGTTACGGGCGGGAAGTTGGCCATCACATCAAATAGGCCAGTGCGATGCCCGATCGAAGTCATCATTGCAATCGAGCCGCCATTGATCATATCCATCATTCTTTGAGCAAATGCATCGGTTCTGGATTCATCGAAGTCGGCTTCTGGTGAATTTTTTTCTAGTTTTACGGTTTGAGTTGTCATGGTTAATCTCTATTTATGGATTGCAATTAACGATCCCAGCACTTTTTGGATCATTGATTTGCATAGTTAATTTGTATAGTTCTCTCCGCCTGTATGGTTTATTATGGGCTACCGATCGATCGCCTGCCGTGATGGGGAGGGGTGGCGATCGGTGATTCTAAAGTTGTCTTCTGGTGATGCAGGGGCAATCAAAAGGTGAGCTAGGGCACAAATTTACTGTTTGAGAAGAAAGCTTTAGGCAATGTCTCCTTGCTTAACTTATATTATTAAATGGCCATCTCGCCAAGCCAGCCTGAGTTTTGCAACACCTTTCACACATATGTGAACATGTTTTCGGCTGCTAATTCTGTAAGATAGGTATTGGGTTTTTTGAGGTTTTGCGTAACTTAATGGCTGCTACTAAGCTATCGGTAAAAGATAAAAAAGAGATTTTGCGCCTGTACTGTGATACGGACGCATCAACTACGAGTTTAGCTAAGCAGTATGGAGTTAGCTCTAGCACTGTATTGCGATTGCTCCAGGAGTTAATGTCCCCGGAGGAATATCGGCAAGTTGTATCTCAGAAACAGACAAAAGGCAAGAAACGAACTAAGTCAAAGTCTCGATCGACTGCTGCTAAGCCAGCTAAGCCAATTCCGGCAGAAGCAGAAACTAAATCTAAAGCCAAGCCAAGTAAGGCCAAAGGCACCAAAGGTAAGGATGTTGATCAAGATCAAAATGGCGAACAACTAAATTTAATTGAGGCGGAGCAAGACACCCCCTCCAAGCCAGCTAAATCAAATCGGCGGCGGCGGTCAAATTCGGCCGATCGCAGCAGCACCGGAAACAAAGAGCAGTCGAAGGAAGCAGATAGTCCGGTAAAACTGGTAGAGCCTGATGATGAAGCAGGTGACCGGGGTCAAATCCAATCCAGCGCTAATCTTGATCAGGAAAACATCGACGATGAGATCGCTGAGGATTTAGCTAGTGAACTGGCGATTGACGATCTGGTTGGCGATGAATTTGGTGATGAAGATGATCTTGACGACGACGACGAAGATGAAGATGAAGATGATCTAGATGACGATGAGCCTGAAGATTCAGAAGAAATTACGCGTCCGACTACCAAAACTCGTGATCAAATCGCAATTTTGCCCCTCGATGCGGCTGAATTACCCAATACTTTGTATGTGGTGATCGATCGCGCCGCAGAAATTATTACCAAGCCCCTGAAAGACTTTAGGGAATTGGGGCAAATTCCCACCGAAGAATTACATCTGGCCACGATGCCAGTATTTAACAATCATCGGGTGGCACGACGTTTTTCCAATCGCAATCAAAAAATCATCAAGTTTTCCGGTGGTCTGCTCCATGCCGCTCAACAGAAACTAGCGGAAAAGGGGATTATGCGATTGCTATTCGACGGCCAGGTTTATGCGTTGTAATAATTGCGATCATTTAACTAAGTTGACCAATGTGACTGATTTGACTGATTGACTGATTTTCCCTAGCCCGTAATTTCTCATGTCCGAATTTAATTTATCGCCGGCACGGCAAAAGTTTTTGCAGATTGCCCGCTTGCCCGATCGCCAACTGGAGTTTAATCACCTGTTGGAAGCGACCTTGGCGATCGCCTGGGAAGAATATCCCCGCATTGACCTGGAGCATTATCGCCAGCAATTAGTGCAAATGAGTGCCGAGCTAGAGCCGCGTTTGGCCGGAGTTACCTATCCGCTCAAAATTATTAAGATTATTAATCAATACCTTTGTCAGGAGCAGGGCTTCAAGGGCAATCAACAGGACTACTACGATCCCCGTAATAGTTTTATTACCGATGTGATCGATCGACGTAAAGGCATTCCGATCACGTTGTCGCTGGTTTATATGGCGATCGGCGAGCAAGTAGGTTTTCCACTTGAGGGGGTGAGCTTGCCTGGGCATTTTATTATTCGACCACAACGGGATGATGTGGCAGTGTTTCTTGATCCATTTAATTGCGGTGAGATTATGTTTCCGGAAGATTGTGCCGCAAAGCTGGAAGAGGTTTATGGCCAGGCGATCGCCTTGCGATCAGAATATCTTGAGCCCGTCGGCATCAGGCGGATTCTGGAGCGGATTTTGATGAATCTAAAATTGATTTATTTACGCCGGAATGAACCAGCCAAAGCCCTGGCGGCGATCGAGAAAATTTTAATGCTGTTGCCCGATGCACCAGTGCAGCTAAGGGATCGCGGCTTGCTCTACTATCAAATGGAGCGATATATCGAAGCAAAGATCGATCTAGAAACCTACCTTGCCCATGCTCCTGATGCCCCGGATGCGGGGATTGTCAGCCGTTTGATCGCAGAAATGCCGACTAGCTAATTGCCAATAAGTATCCAATGGCATTAAGCTTCAATTCTTGCTAATTATTTATTCAGGGTCAAGTCCGGTAAATAATCATTACCAAAAACATGTAACCGTTGTGCTTGAAATGTTTTTCCGGCATTACGTGATCTAGATCAAATAACCTCTATAGGCAGAGGATGCTTACACTACAATTAGCAGCCAACACAACAACCATGCAGCAATAACAAACAGATAAGTTACCGCTAACCTGAGGGGAGCATAAATATATTCTATTTTGGGAAGATAAAGTATCCCTTCGGCATCAATAACTGTCCGTGCCAAATGTAGAGGTGGTTTAGGACTATTGATTTGCGCCTACCCTTTTCAAAGCAGTTGCCATTTTCGGGGATATGTGGGCTACACGGGGGGGAATAGGATAGCCCTGTACATAATATAAGCCAGCGTCCCAAATTAATCAAGGGGGTATTAGTAAAAAAGGCTACTTTTTACGATCGCAGTTTTTTTATTGCTATACCTAAGTTTTAATCAGTTCAGGCGAAATTATCTGTAGCGATCGACTCTTTTTTAATTTTTTCTTTATAAACTACTGCGTAAGGCTAGAATTACAGTCAAGTGCATAACTGAGCGATCGCTCATGGCAAAATCAGCTTTAATCTTAATTTCCGGCAATTACTAATCAAATAATCAAACTCACGTATTCTAAAATTCAGCATGTTTAACCCAACCCATCTTGCCGCCGTTTCCGTCGAAACCTCCAACACCTTTATTCTTACCGCCGTACTCCTCACCTTAACAGTGGTTTATTTAGCCAGTAAATTGGGTGGTGCTGTCTGCTCGCGGTTGGGTTTGCCGGAAGTTTTGGGGGAACTCTTGGGTGGTGTTTTGGTGGGTATTTCCGCTTTGCATGTGGTGATTTTTCCGGAACAGGGGGTTACGGCGGCGGACTCTTCAATCATTGCCCTGCTGGAGCTAACCTCCGATCTCACCGATCAGGGCGCAGGCGTAGTATTTCAGACCCAGGCGGCAATCATTGATTTGCTGTCGGAAATTGGCGTGGTGGTATTACTGCTGGAAGTGGGCTTAGCTTGCAATCTGGATGAATTAATTAAAATTGGCCCCAAGGCTGCCCTGGTGGCGATCGCTGGGGTGGCAACGCCATTCTCGATCGGTGCATTGGGTTTGATTTATTTATTCGGGGTAGCACCAATCCCGGCTGTGTTTGTAGGCGCAGCCCTCACTGCCACCAGTATTGGCATCACCGCCAAGGTACTCTCGCAATTGGGTAAGATCGCCACCACCGAAGGGCAAATAATCATTGGCGCAGCAGTATTAGATGACATCCTGGGAATTATTTTGCTAGCCGTAGTGGCAAGTCTGGCTAAAACAGGCGAAGTAGACGTAGTAAATATTGGCTATTTGGTAGTGGTGGCCAGTTTGTTTCTGGGGGGGGCAATCCTGCTGGGGCGGCAATATAGCAATTGGATAGTGAGAGTATTTGGCGAGAATCAGGGACAGTTATTGGTTTCAGCGCTGATCTTTGCGCTGCTGATGTCCTATTTGGCTTCAGCGATCGGCCTGGAAGCTTTGTTGGGAGCATTTGCGGCTGGCTTAATTCTAGGCGAAACTACCAAGCATAAAGAACTCCAACAGCAGGTTATGCCGCTGGCCTATGCATTGGTGCCGATCTTTTTTGTAACGGTGGGCGCAAGGACTAATATTGGGGTGTTAAATCCCCTGGTGCCGGAAAACCAACAGGGTTTGGTGATTGCTTTGTTTCTGGCGGTGGCGGCGGTCATCTCCCAACTGGCAGCCGGATATGTGTTGCCAGCCAAAGATAACCTCAATCGCCTGGCGATCGGCATTGGCATGATTCCACGGGGCGAAGTGGCACTGGTGTTTGCCGGGATGGGGTTGAGCAGTGGTGTATTGAGTGAGTCGTTGAATGTATCGATCGTGGTGATGGTGATTATGACTACGTTTATTGCGCCGCCATTGGTGAAATGGGCAATGAGCGATCAGCGCTTCCCACCGGATCAGGGCGAAGAAAATAACGATCATGGCGATCCTGTTGATCATGCTGAAGAGACTGCCAATAACTCCAAACCATTGGAAGATCAGGGCTTAGAGAACCAAGGCGCAGGGGTTTAGTGATTTAGACCCTACAGCATCGCAATCTTACCAAGTATTTCAAAGTATTTCAAAGTATTTGTTGGTCGATCGCCCTTGCCATCAATCGGGGCAAACTTAAGCCAACCAGTGTGAACTGAGTGGGAACTTTGAGATTGAATTTCCAGTCAGCGCCACTAGATCAAATGGCCTAAGGGCTTGCTATGAGTATCTACGAATATGGCTAAGGATATAGCGATCGCCTCGGTATGATTATGATCGATAGTTGCACTTTGGGATGCTTAGCGGTATGGCAAGCGATAGATTAGAGATCAAAACATCTACCGATCGGCTGAGATACATTACATCATCTCCAGCTTGCTTAATTACTGATGTTTGGCAACCTGGCCAAGCAACCCACTTAGAAACACCTAGGCTGGATGGGGGAGGATTTGTGCGCCAATTTTAGCTAAAATAAGGTTTCGCATAGCGCGTATATGTACCTATTTCTTAAGTTTAAGTAGTTATTAATTTGGCTAAGTCATAAGTGCTTTTATCCTCCTATCCACACTCTAGAAATCTAGACAAACTATCCTCATGACGATGCGAATCAATGGGATCGCCCTAGCCAGCCTCACCATGCTAGCGGCCGGTTTTACCGATATTTCAACTTTTCAAGCTAACGCACACATTACTGAGCGGGCTTTGGATCGCGGCAATGTGATTGCTCCTATTGCGGTCGAGCGATCGCTAAAACTAGAGCCAATTGCCCAGGCCAATAATGCCAATACGCCCCTGGCTCTGGTTGAAGAAGCCAATCGCCGCCGGGAAGCAAATCAACTCGATCGGGCGATCGCTCTGTACCGCGAAGCAATTGAGAAAAATCCGGTGTTTGTACCTGCCCACTATGGGTTGGGCGTAACATTGCGCCAGCAGGGAAATCTAGATGGGGCGATCGCCTCCCACAATCGCGCGATCGAAATTGAAGCCAGTTATACACCTGCCTACTATGGTTTGGGGATTGCCAAATATCAAAAAGGGGATTTTACTGGTGCGATCGCCGCCTATCAAAAAGTGATTGAACTGAGCGAGGCCGATGCAGCGTTAGCTCCCACCTACTACAATTTGGGGCTGGCGGAAGAAAGACAAAATAATTATCGTCAGGCAGCCGCAGCCTTCAGGCAAGCAATTACCCTAGATCCCAGTTATGCCTTAGCCCATAATGGCTTGGGTTCTGTACTACGCCAGCAAGGCAATCTAGATCAGGCGATCGCTGCCTACCGTCAGGCAACCACTTTGTCGCCCAATTTTGCTACTGCCCACTATGCCCTGGGAGTGGCTTTGTATGAGCGTAATGACTACAACGGCGCGATCGCTGCCTACGAGAAAGTAATCGCCATTAATAGCCAGTTCCCCAATGTGCACTACAACCTGGGAGTGGCTCTGACCGCCAATGACCAAATCGATCGGGCGATCGTTGCCTATCAACGGGCCACTGAATTGGATGTTAGTAATGCCGATGCCTTTGCTGCCCTGGGTAAAAACCTGCTAGAAAAACGCAGACTCAATGAAGCCGCTAATGCATTTCGGCGTAGTGTGGAACTCAATCCCAATGAGCCGATCGCCTATAATGGCCTGGGTTTAACGCTCCGTCGCCAGGGGAATCTAAGTGGGGCGATTACGGCCTATGAACAAGCCATTGCCCTCAATCCTCGCTATGCTTCTGCCTATAATAATTTGGGTCGTGCCCTTTCTGACCAGGATCGACCCGCCGATGCGATCGTTGCCTTCCGCAGTGCAACTGAGTTAGATCCTAACAACAGCGTCGCCTTTAGTAATCTGGGACAATTGCTTCGCACCCAAGGGGATAGCACCGAAGCGATCGCCGCCCTAGAACAGGCAATCAGCCTCGGTAAGCCGGAACTCTGGTCGGACTATACCAATCTTGGTTTAGCTCTGGCTGACCAGGGTGATCTCACCAAAGCGGAAGCAGCCTACCAGAAGGCGATCGAATTGCAGCCCACCTTTGCTAGAGCCCATTTTGGCATGGGGGCATTGCAAACCGCCCAGGGTAATATCCGTGATGCGATCGCTGCCTACAAAGAAGCGCTCCGGCTCTATGAAGCAGAAGACAGCACCGAATGGGTACAGCGCACCCAGCGTGCATTACAGGCTTTACAGGGTACGATGCAATCGCAGTATCAGATTATTTATTAGTTCTTAGTTATTTATTAGCAAATCAACTAAGTTTGATAATTAGGTTGCTTGCAGTGAAATATAGAAGTCTTTGACGTTTTGAGGCGATCGGCGACTGCTTGGTCATCAACTAAACACTGCATCAATTTGGGCAGCTTCAGCTAGTTCTTCTTCAATTCCTTCTATTTCTGCCTGAGCCATATTCTCCGCCACTAGAATATCTCTGTAGTCGATCGGTAGCACCAAATCGTCAGGATTTATCAATTCTGGTAACTCATCGTGGAGTAGTTTAACTAATTCCCATTGATTTAGATTTCCATACTTTTCAAAAACTGACTCGATAATATTGTGCTCCGCTTCGCTTAAAAAGTCTTGATCTATAATTTCCTTTCTCAGCCGCATATTATGCGCATCAACTGCCTCAATATATATATCCCAATGGGAGAGTTCATTGGGTGGGTGCCCAGCATTAATCAGAGCTAAGGTGGTGTTCAGGACTGGGCCATATTTCATCAAGATATAGGTATCAAAAGTGATCGGGGCACCAAGTTTGATCAAAGCAGTTCGATCGCAGAGGTACATTAGCTTCATCAACTTTAAGTAAGTGATGCTGCCATCGGCAAGTTGAATTAGTCTAACAGCCAGTTGGGTGGCTTTGGTTTCGCTAAATTTAGGACGTTTCATAGTGTAACTATCGTTTGACCGTTATTATGATTTTATCCTGGCTACATTCAGCCAAGCTACAAATAAGCCAGCATACAGGCGATCGGGAAAACAATATATTCCAGGTAAAACAGCTTCCAGATAAATTGATAAAAGCTAGCGATCGAGGGGCGATCGCCCAAACGTACCTGCCGACTTCGCCACCACATTAATGCTCCCAACAAGCTATGGGCAACTAGCATTGCTATTGGACTTACACCAATCTCGATTTTGGTAAAAAATGGTAATAACCCCACGACAGCAAAAGCAAGGTAAAGCCACAGCAAAATCTGGCGCGAGAGATTAAACACTACGCTCTGCCCCAGACTGATCGATAGGGTCATGATATTAAATTTGGCATCCCCTTCAATGTCGGGCATGTCCTTGAAGATGGCGATCACATAGGTGAAAATCAAAATAAACGCGGTCAGGAGCCAGATTGAAAGCGGTATTCGCCAACTCTCGCCCAGAGACAGCCCCAATTTAAGCTGCTGGAAATGCAGAAATAACCCCAGGTTCACGATTACGCCACGCACCGTAAAAATGCACAACGAAGCCCAAAATGGAAACCGCTTCAATCGAATTGGTGGTAGTGAGTAAACTGTACCAATTAGTAAGCTAATAATTACGGTCAGGGTCAAGAACCAGCCTTGCATCAGCGCGATCGCCACTGCCATAATGCCAGTAATCGCTACGATCGCCTTAGCCTGTGGTGGCGAAAAGTCTCCTGCGGCCAATGGCAAATGCGGTTTATTGATTTTGTCGATCTCAATGTCCAGAATTTGATTTAGACCCACAATATAAACATTGCCGCATAAGCAGGCAAACCATGCCCAGAGCAAATTAGAGATAATGGTTAGGTTAGTCAAGCCCAGTGCATCAGTAGCTTGTAGATTCAGCAAGTTAGTTAAATCCGCAGCATGGGCGATCGCAAATAGGGCAAACACACTCAGGCTGGTGCCAATGATCGTATGGGGGCGGCTGAAGCGACGCAGGGCATCTAGCTTATTGGTAGTGAAGGCGGCAAAATTAGTCACGGTTGAAGCTGTAGGTAAAAACTAGAATTTTGAATTGATGATTGATTAATAATCTAATTATCGCTAATCAAATTAGCTCCTAATCGATCGTTGAGCTGGCTCTGGCTGAGGCTCTCTATTATTGGGGGGATTGAATTATGCTATTGGCGATCGCTGGCTTAACCACCCGCCATATTCAACCGGATCATGCTTGAAAGTGTTTGTATATTGCTCATTAGTAGGCTGCTTAGAAAATTTAAGTTAATCCTAATCGCTATTGAGGCTAAATTATGAGGGGGCTTCAGCATCACTACTAGTTGGGGTAGTCTCTAAATCAGGGTTTTGCGCTGGTTGATTTGTACTCTCCTGGTCGATCGGCTGTTTAGGATCATCAAGGTTGATATTACCAATGCCTAAATAAAGTTCGGCAATCTTGGGATCATTGAGTAAATCAGTGCCTTTGCCCTCAAACCGATCGCGGCCAGAGTCTAGTACATACCCCCGATCGGCGATCGCCAGCGCCTTGCGGGCATTCTGCTCCACCAGAATAATCGCCGTGCCAGTGGCATTAATCCGTTGCACCAGGTCAAAGATATCCTGCACCAGAATTGGTGAAAGTGCCGCCGAAGGCTCATCCAGGATCAATAATTTGGGCGATAGCATCAGGGCTCGACCCATTGCCAACATCTGCCTTTCGCCGCCCGATAGGGTGCCGGCCCATTGATTCCGCCGTTGCGCTAAGACCGGGAAAGACTCATAGATATTTTGTTTGAGCGTTTTGAGATCGCCTTCAGCCAGGTATGCACCCATATCCAGGTTCTCAGACACAGTCAGCGAAGGGAATACATTAGACACCTGGGGCACATAACCCATACCCCGACAGACCACCTGATCTGGCTTGAGGCCAACAATGTTCTGGCGATCGAAAATCACCTGCCCCGATCGCACTGGCACCAGGCCAAAAATTGTCTTCGCCAGGGTCGATTTGCCGGCTCCATTTGCGCCGATCACCGTAATCAACTCGCCTGGTCGCAACACCAGATTAATACCTTGCAAGATATCCACCCCTTCGACATATCCGGCATGGACTTGCTTAACTTCGAGAATTGGTTCTGGCTGTGATGATGTTTGAGTAGCTGGCATAGGGCTTCTTTGGGCAAATGTTTCTTGTCAATTAATTTTAGCTTGACGAGCAGTACAGTTATTTCATACAGACAAAACCAAACTAGGGGGATCAGGCTGGACTATCTATCGCCTTGATTTTGCCCTTGCTCCTGATTAAGATATTCCCAGGTTTTGAGCTCGATTTTGTGGTTAGAGGAAATATGGTTTACTGCCAGACCGATACTATGTCGCATCAGCAATCTGAAGGGATGGTATTTTTGGCTGATCCAAATCATGAATTGGAGCAAGGTATTGCTAATTAGACGCTTCTCATCCAAGCTAAGCTGATTAATATATCCAGCTTGGTCAAGTTGACAACTATAAACTAACTTAACTGCCAACTTCCACAGCGCGATCGCCAGTTTTTTACTCTTGGCTCGAAAGAACAAAGCATATTCACCATAGCGATCGATCAGGTCTTCCCCATCATTGATCCTCTGCTCGATGCACTGACGGCTAAAATCAGTCAGACATACTTGTAACAATAGTTTTTCCAATCTCACCGTTACGCCATCTGGAAAAACATTGCGGATATACAAAAATTCTTTAACGATCGCAAATTTGGTGATCATGGCCATTCGTAACCACAGGTCATAGTCCTGGCCATATTTAAATAAATTACGATAGCCACCAACCGATTGATAAACGTTGCGCCGAAACATTACTTCACCATGAGTAAAAGGGTTGTGACCTGCTCTTAAGCCATCTATTCCTCTTGACTCATCCCCCATCAGCAAAACTGTGTGACTCTGATTTGCCTCATTTAGATTGTTCTGGCAAAGATACATATTTTTGATGTAACAGCCAACAAAACCAATTTCCGAGTTTTTCTGGAGCAAATTAAGCTGACGGTCGATTCGCTGCGGCAACGAAATATCACCAGAACCATGAATAGCAATAAATTTGCCCGTAGTTAGACTAATCGCATATTTGATCGCCCTCACAAACCCTTGATTCGCCGTAGAAATCACTTTCAAACGTGGATCTTTAATCTGACAAAGCCTTTCATAGGTGCGATCGCTAGAGCCGTCATCAATTACGACAATTTCTAGATTTGGATAGGTTTGATTTAATAAGCTCTGAATCGACTCATCAACGCAATCCTGCCGATTGTAGTAAACAGAGACAATCGATACCAGTGGTAGTAGTGGTAATTGGGGCGATCCTAGTGCCCCTGATCGCAAAGAATTGGCATCCACTATGTCTAAAATCTACTATGAGTGTTGAAACCGTAAATACAAATGAATATGGATAAAAATATGATGGAATCGTAGCTCAAATACACCAAAATACTAAATGGCTTATTTTAGTTTGTTTTTTAGTTTGTTTTTTAGTTTGATTGCTAGCTCACTGAGCAAAGAAAAGTCACTTCTTTGATACTTCAGCAATTGCCAAATTGTAATTTGATTGATCTTGGCATAGGCAAACATAAAAACGATCGCTGAAATGGCATAGCTAACCGTCGAGGCGATCGCGGCACCATTAGCACCATAGCGCGGAATCCAAACCCAATTGAGGCCAATGTTCAAAACTGCCGCCGGCGCAAAAATGGCCAGGGACACCTCTGGTCTCCCCTTTCCCGCCAGATCCATATTTAGCACTTTGAAAATAGTCAGAATCACCACGCCGGGCATCAACAGTTGCAATACCCTCACGCTGGGTCTGAAGGCTTCGCCATATAGGAAGGGAATTAAAAAAGGAGCGATCGCGGCCAGCACAATGGCCACACCGATCGATACTGCCAAGGTGATCCGTAACAATTGGGCGATTTTATGGGTAAAAGCACGGCGATCGGCCTTATTGTTGTCCACATTAGCACTGCGGGAAAACACCACTACCCCCAGGGCAGCCGGTAGTTGCCAAATTAGCTCTGTAATTACCACGCCAGTGTTATATTGGCCAATCTCGGTGGCAGAACTGAGCCGTTCCAGCAGCACCACATCGATCTTGTAATTAATATTGATCATAAATAGCGCCAAGGCATAAACCACCCCCAGGCTCAGCATCTCCCTGGCAATTTGAGCATTAAACCTAATCCGCAAAGGCACATGCCGCGATGCCAGCCACAATGTATAGACAAAATTGACAGCTAAGGAAAGAATCAAAGCGGCGATCGCCCCCACCACATAGGCCTGGGCTAGCCACACTAGCAAGACTAAAAAAATTAGCCTCAGAAAAATTCGCAAGCATTGCACCTGATTAAACTGGGCGATCGATTCCTTGCCCAGCAAAATCCCAGAAGAGTAGGAAACTGTTAAAAACAGAGGAATATATAGCAACCCCAACCCGATCATTGGCAGGGTGAAATTGGGATTGTCCAAACGCCAATACAGCAAAGCGCAAAGGACTACGCCAAGACCACTAAAACAGAGCAGAAAATAATAAGCCATACCCGCAATATCAACATCCGCATATTGCTTTTGGCCAAGGTGATGCACAGTGGCCTGGCGAATCCCCATCTCGGCCAAACTCACAAACAGGGTCGGGAAAACCAAAAGCGCCACTAAAATCCCTTTGCCCTCTGGCCCCAATTGGCGCGAGATAATCACCGTGCTCAAAAAACCGATCGCCACGATGAAAAACCTGCCCCCCATCAGGGTCAGAACTTCCTGGGCAAAGCTACGTTGCGGTTTTGAGATTGAGGGGTCTGGAACTGGCGGTTCGGTGGGCGGTTTTGTTTTCATTAACTACTAGACTGTTTGCATAAATGCTCAATTGTGACTGAAATGTTAGCGCTGAGGTTTAATCTTAAAATTGCAATCTAAACGATCGCCAAAATTTAATGGATAAAATCAAATCAGCATTGAGCATTATGGTGAATCATACGGCCAAGCCACAAGCTGAATATTTCTGGTTTGCCGGAATTGAGTTAAGTTGGTGATTAATTTGTAATTAAGTCTTGGGGCAAAAATCTCACTTCGCGCTCTAGCTGAACATCAAAGCGATCGGCTACCACCTGTTGTACATGGGCAATCAAGTTTTTAATATCCTGCGCCGTTGCCGTGCCATCATTCTCAATCCAATTGGCATGTTTGGCGCTAATTGAGGCTCCACCAATTTGATATCCCTTGAGGCCAGCTTGATCGATGTACCATCCCGCTGGTTTATTGTTTTCATTACTGGTTGGTTGCTTGAAGGTGCTACCACTGGTGCGCTGGTTGAGTGGCTGCTTGGCAACTCGCTTTTGTAAGATTGCGCGATGTTGAGCCAGAATATCCGCGCGACTGGCTGTTTGTGGGGAATAAAAACGGGCGCTGAGAATCCATTGGTGCCTTTGGTTCAGATTAGAATGACGATAACTCAAATCCAGTTCACTGGCCGGAATAGTGACGATCGCCCGATCGCAAAATTCAGTCAGACTAATTTGAGCGGCCTGGTTTGATCCGTTTCGCTCAGTTGCCGAGGAACGTAACAGATCGGGATTAAGTACAGTTACATCTAGCAGAATACTTTTAATACAGGCATTGCTAT
The sequence above is a segment of the Pseudanabaena sp. PCC 7367 genome. Coding sequences within it:
- a CDS encoding SirB1 family protein; the encoded protein is MSEFNLSPARQKFLQIARLPDRQLEFNHLLEATLAIAWEEYPRIDLEHYRQQLVQMSAELEPRLAGVTYPLKIIKIINQYLCQEQGFKGNQQDYYDPRNSFITDVIDRRKGIPITLSLVYMAIGEQVGFPLEGVSLPGHFIIRPQRDDVAVFLDPFNCGEIMFPEDCAAKLEEVYGQAIALRSEYLEPVGIRRILERILMNLKLIYLRRNEPAKALAAIEKILMLLPDAPVQLRDRGLLYYQMERYIEAKIDLETYLAHAPDAPDAGIVSRLIAEMPTS
- a CDS encoding cation:proton antiporter; translated protein: MFNPTHLAAVSVETSNTFILTAVLLTLTVVYLASKLGGAVCSRLGLPEVLGELLGGVLVGISALHVVIFPEQGVTAADSSIIALLELTSDLTDQGAGVVFQTQAAIIDLLSEIGVVVLLLEVGLACNLDELIKIGPKAALVAIAGVATPFSIGALGLIYLFGVAPIPAVFVGAALTATSIGITAKVLSQLGKIATTEGQIIIGAAVLDDILGIILLAVVASLAKTGEVDVVNIGYLVVVASLFLGGAILLGRQYSNWIVRVFGENQGQLLVSALIFALLMSYLASAIGLEALLGAFAAGLILGETTKHKELQQQVMPLAYALVPIFFVTVGARTNIGVLNPLVPENQQGLVIALFLAVAAVISQLAAGYVLPAKDNLNRLAIGIGMIPRGEVALVFAGMGLSSGVLSESLNVSIVVMVIMTTFIAPPLVKWAMSDQRFPPDQGEENNDHGDPVDHAEETANNSKPLEDQGLENQGAGV
- a CDS encoding tetratricopeptide repeat protein, whose product is MTMRINGIALASLTMLAAGFTDISTFQANAHITERALDRGNVIAPIAVERSLKLEPIAQANNANTPLALVEEANRRREANQLDRAIALYREAIEKNPVFVPAHYGLGVTLRQQGNLDGAIASHNRAIEIEASYTPAYYGLGIAKYQKGDFTGAIAAYQKVIELSEADAALAPTYYNLGLAEERQNNYRQAAAAFRQAITLDPSYALAHNGLGSVLRQQGNLDQAIAAYRQATTLSPNFATAHYALGVALYERNDYNGAIAAYEKVIAINSQFPNVHYNLGVALTANDQIDRAIVAYQRATELDVSNADAFAALGKNLLEKRRLNEAANAFRRSVELNPNEPIAYNGLGLTLRRQGNLSGAITAYEQAIALNPRYASAYNNLGRALSDQDRPADAIVAFRSATELDPNNSVAFSNLGQLLRTQGDSTEAIAALEQAISLGKPELWSDYTNLGLALADQGDLTKAEAAYQKAIELQPTFARAHFGMGALQTAQGNIRDAIAAYKEALRLYEAEDSTEWVQRTQRALQALQGTMQSQYQIIY
- a CDS encoding Panacea domain-containing protein; this encodes MKRPKFSETKATQLAVRLIQLADGSITYLKLMKLMYLCDRTALIKLGAPITFDTYILMKYGPVLNTTLALINAGHPPNELSHWDIYIEAVDAHNMRLRKEIIDQDFLSEAEHNIIESVFEKYGNLNQWELVKLLHDELPELINPDDLVLPIDYRDILVAENMAQAEIEGIEEELAEAAQIDAVFS
- a CDS encoding homogentisate phytyltransferase; amino-acid sequence: MTNFAAFTTNKLDALRRFSRPHTIIGTSLSVFALFAIAHAADLTNLLNLQATDALGLTNLTIISNLLWAWFACLCGNVYIVGLNQILDIEIDKINKPHLPLAAGDFSPPQAKAIVAITGIMAVAIALMQGWFLTLTVIISLLIGTVYSLPPIRLKRFPFWASLCIFTVRGVIVNLGLFLHFQQLKLGLSLGESWRIPLSIWLLTAFILIFTYVIAIFKDMPDIEGDAKFNIMTLSISLGQSVVFNLSRQILLWLYLAFAVVGLLPFFTKIEIGVSPIAMLVAHSLLGALMWWRSRQVRLGDRPSIASFYQFIWKLFYLEYIVFPIACMLAYL
- a CDS encoding ABC transporter ATP-binding protein — encoded protein: MPATQTSSQPEPILEVKQVHAGYVEGVDILQGINLVLRPGELITVIGANGAGKSTLAKTIFGLVPVRSGQVIFDRQNIVGLKPDQVVCRGMGYVPQVSNVFPSLTVSENLDMGAYLAEGDLKTLKQNIYESFPVLAQRRNQWAGTLSGGERQMLAMGRALMLSPKLLILDEPSAALSPILVQDIFDLVQRINATGTAIILVEQNARKALAIADRGYVLDSGRDRFEGKGTDLLNDPKIAELYLGIGNINLDDPKQPIDQESTNQPAQNPDLETTPTSSDAEAPS